A DNA window from Daucus carota subsp. sativus chromosome 3, DH1 v3.0, whole genome shotgun sequence contains the following coding sequences:
- the LOC108214936 gene encoding UV-B-induced protein At3g17800, chloroplastic isoform X1, producing the protein METATALGSSSVGVVSGSFSRSGFPISTRPDFVRFSSTSSWSKQHLPHSYSKSLRWGLSVGSKKRHGAIKASLSSDSTGPAPSIAPLKLESPVGQFLSEILNSHPHLLPAAAEQQLEQLQIDRDTEKQKEDPTKTGTDLVLYRRIAELKDNERKKALEEILYALIVQKFMDANVSLVPTLDPSSGRVDTWPRQDEKLEQLHSPEANEMIQNHLTFILGNRLGDSLSVAQISKLKVGQVYAASVMYGYFLKRIDQRFQLEKTMKILPEGNAEETHIEQVTGDETRPNANNVSNSFKNAPPHPEAPSWSGVMGPGGVADGIKPSRLRTYVMSFDAETLQRYASIRSKEAISIVEKHTEALFGKPEVVITPEGRVDSSKDENITISLGGLRRLVLEAVTFGSFLWDVESHVDSRYHFVAN; encoded by the exons ATGGAAACAGCTACTGCTCTGGGATCTTCATCTGTTGGTGTTGTTTCCGGGTCTTTTTCTAGATCCGGGTTTCCCATTTCGACCCGGCCCGATTTTGTTCGATTTAGCTCCACTTCTTCTTGGTCTAAG CAGCATCTACCCCATTCTTACTCCAAGTCACTTCGTTGGGGATTGTCTGTTGGGAGCAAGAAGAGGCACGGTGCAATCAAAGCATCACTGTCTTCTGATTCAACAGGACCGGCACCTTCAATTGCTCCGCTGAAGCTGGAATCTCCAGTTGGGCAGTTTCTGTCTGAGATCTTAAATAGCCACCCCCATTTGCTTCCTGCTGCAGCTGAACAGCAACTTGAGCAGCTACAGATTGACCGGGATACCGAAAAACAGAAAGAAGACCCTACTAAGACGGGGACTGACCTAGTATTATACAG GAGAATCGCGGAGCTAAAGGATAATGAAAGGAAAAAAGCTTTGGAAGAGATCTTATATGCATTGATAGTGCAGAAGTTCATGGATGCCAATGTTTCTTTAGTTCCTACCTTGGATCCATCATCGGGGCGAGTTGACACATGGCCCCGTCAAGATGAGAAACTTGAGCAACTTCATTCTCCAGAAGCCAATGAAATGATCCAGAACCACTTAACTTTTATTTTAGGAAATCGACTGGGTGATTCTTTATCTGTTGCTCAGATAAGCAAACTAAAGGTTGGCCAGGTTTATGCAGCATCAGTGATGTATGGATATTTTCTTAAGCGGATTGACCAGAGGTTTCAGCTTGAGAAGACAATGAAAATCCTGCCAGAGGGGAATGCTGAAGAGACCCACATTGAACAAGTTACCGGGGATGAGACAAGGCCTAATGCCAATAACGTTAGTAATTCTTTTAAGAATGCGCCACCACACCCAGAGGCGCCATCCTGGTCTGGTGTTATGGGCCCTGGGGGTGTAGCTGACGGAATAAAACCATCTCGACTGAGAACGTATGTGATGTCATTTGATGCTGAGACCCTACAAAGATATGCAAGCATAAGATCTAAAGAGGCCATCAGCATCGTTGAGAAACACACAGAAGCCTTATTTGGTAAACCTGAAGTTGTTATCACTCCTGAAGGTAGAGTTGATTCCTCTAAAGATGAAAACATTACAATTAGCTTGGGTGGTCTTAGACGACTCGTTCTGGAGGCTGTGACATTTGGTTCTTTCCTTTGGGATGTTGAGAGCCATGTCGATTCAAGGTACCATTTTGTTGCAAATTAA
- the LOC108214936 gene encoding UV-B-induced protein At3g17800, chloroplastic isoform X2, with the protein METATALGSSSVGVVSGSFSRSGFPISTRPDFVRFSSTSSWSKHLPHSYSKSLRWGLSVGSKKRHGAIKASLSSDSTGPAPSIAPLKLESPVGQFLSEILNSHPHLLPAAAEQQLEQLQIDRDTEKQKEDPTKTGTDLVLYRRIAELKDNERKKALEEILYALIVQKFMDANVSLVPTLDPSSGRVDTWPRQDEKLEQLHSPEANEMIQNHLTFILGNRLGDSLSVAQISKLKVGQVYAASVMYGYFLKRIDQRFQLEKTMKILPEGNAEETHIEQVTGDETRPNANNVSNSFKNAPPHPEAPSWSGVMGPGGVADGIKPSRLRTYVMSFDAETLQRYASIRSKEAISIVEKHTEALFGKPEVVITPEGRVDSSKDENITISLGGLRRLVLEAVTFGSFLWDVESHVDSRYHFVAN; encoded by the exons ATGGAAACAGCTACTGCTCTGGGATCTTCATCTGTTGGTGTTGTTTCCGGGTCTTTTTCTAGATCCGGGTTTCCCATTTCGACCCGGCCCGATTTTGTTCGATTTAGCTCCACTTCTTCTTGGTCTAAG CATCTACCCCATTCTTACTCCAAGTCACTTCGTTGGGGATTGTCTGTTGGGAGCAAGAAGAGGCACGGTGCAATCAAAGCATCACTGTCTTCTGATTCAACAGGACCGGCACCTTCAATTGCTCCGCTGAAGCTGGAATCTCCAGTTGGGCAGTTTCTGTCTGAGATCTTAAATAGCCACCCCCATTTGCTTCCTGCTGCAGCTGAACAGCAACTTGAGCAGCTACAGATTGACCGGGATACCGAAAAACAGAAAGAAGACCCTACTAAGACGGGGACTGACCTAGTATTATACAG GAGAATCGCGGAGCTAAAGGATAATGAAAGGAAAAAAGCTTTGGAAGAGATCTTATATGCATTGATAGTGCAGAAGTTCATGGATGCCAATGTTTCTTTAGTTCCTACCTTGGATCCATCATCGGGGCGAGTTGACACATGGCCCCGTCAAGATGAGAAACTTGAGCAACTTCATTCTCCAGAAGCCAATGAAATGATCCAGAACCACTTAACTTTTATTTTAGGAAATCGACTGGGTGATTCTTTATCTGTTGCTCAGATAAGCAAACTAAAGGTTGGCCAGGTTTATGCAGCATCAGTGATGTATGGATATTTTCTTAAGCGGATTGACCAGAGGTTTCAGCTTGAGAAGACAATGAAAATCCTGCCAGAGGGGAATGCTGAAGAGACCCACATTGAACAAGTTACCGGGGATGAGACAAGGCCTAATGCCAATAACGTTAGTAATTCTTTTAAGAATGCGCCACCACACCCAGAGGCGCCATCCTGGTCTGGTGTTATGGGCCCTGGGGGTGTAGCTGACGGAATAAAACCATCTCGACTGAGAACGTATGTGATGTCATTTGATGCTGAGACCCTACAAAGATATGCAAGCATAAGATCTAAAGAGGCCATCAGCATCGTTGAGAAACACACAGAAGCCTTATTTGGTAAACCTGAAGTTGTTATCACTCCTGAAGGTAGAGTTGATTCCTCTAAAGATGAAAACATTACAATTAGCTTGGGTGGTCTTAGACGACTCGTTCTGGAGGCTGTGACATTTGGTTCTTTCCTTTGGGATGTTGAGAGCCATGTCGATTCAAGGTACCATTTTGTTGCAAATTAA